From the genome of Sphingobacterium kitahiroshimense, one region includes:
- a CDS encoding serine hydrolase domain-containing protein has product MLKKISSYFVLLLISTSSYAQNIDSQKLDSYFASLEQNNKFMGSVAISKNGTLIYSKSVGFSDLEKNKKATTNSKYRIGSISKTFTSVLVLKAVEMKKLKLDQTIESFFPTIKNAEKITVEHLLSHRSGIHNFTDDKDYLTWNTQPKTEKEMVAIIAKAGSDFEPDSKAQYSNSNFVLLTYMLEKSFKKSYTDLLKEFITKPLDLKNTYMGGKINPAKEECKSYTFNEKWILQPETDISIPLGAGGVVSTPSDLVDFSNALFNGKLLNPENLEIMKSIKDQYGVGLFQIPFYDKIGYGHTGGIDGFSSVFSHFDDENIDFALTSNGTNFNNNNIAIALLSAVYNKPYDIPNFSSHEVSSEDLDKYLGIYASKQIPLKITITKDKKTLMAQATGQSAFPLEATEKDKFKFEQAGIVLEFRPEEKTMKLKQGGGEFLFNLE; this is encoded by the coding sequence ATGCTTAAAAAAATTTCAAGTTACTTCGTACTTCTTTTGATCTCGACTAGTAGCTATGCGCAAAATATCGACTCACAAAAACTAGACTCGTATTTTGCATCACTGGAGCAAAATAACAAGTTTATGGGAAGTGTGGCTATATCAAAAAATGGTACACTTATATATTCCAAATCGGTCGGCTTTTCTGATCTTGAAAAAAATAAGAAAGCAACTACAAATTCTAAGTATAGAATTGGTTCCATTTCAAAAACATTTACTTCTGTTTTGGTTTTGAAAGCTGTAGAAATGAAAAAACTAAAACTAGATCAAACCATCGAAAGCTTTTTTCCGACGATTAAGAATGCCGAAAAAATAACCGTAGAACATTTATTAAGCCACAGAAGTGGAATACATAATTTTACGGATGACAAGGATTACCTGACCTGGAATACACAGCCTAAGACCGAAAAAGAAATGGTAGCAATTATTGCAAAAGCGGGTAGTGATTTTGAACCTGACAGCAAAGCGCAATACAGCAATTCAAATTTTGTACTGTTAACTTACATGCTTGAAAAAAGTTTCAAAAAAAGTTATACAGATCTGTTAAAAGAATTTATAACAAAACCTCTTGATTTGAAGAACACCTATATGGGAGGAAAAATTAATCCAGCGAAAGAAGAATGCAAATCATATACCTTTAATGAGAAATGGATTCTTCAACCTGAAACAGATATTTCTATACCTCTGGGGGCTGGAGGAGTTGTTTCTACACCAAGCGATTTGGTCGATTTCAGCAATGCACTGTTTAATGGCAAATTGTTGAATCCTGAAAATCTTGAAATCATGAAAAGCATCAAAGATCAATATGGGGTAGGCTTATTTCAAATTCCTTTTTATGATAAAATTGGATATGGACACACCGGAGGAATTGATGGTTTTAGTTCTGTCTTTTCTCATTTTGATGACGAAAATATTGATTTTGCTTTAACTTCAAACGGAACTAATTTCAATAATAACAATATTGCTATTGCGTTATTAAGTGCAGTTTATAATAAACCATATGATATTCCAAATTTTTCCAGCCATGAAGTATCTTCAGAAGATCTGGATAAGTATTTAGGTATTTATGCGTCCAAACAAATCCCCTTGAAAATTACGATTACAAAAGACAAAAAAACGCTGATGGCTCAAGCAACAGGACAGTCGGCATTTCCTCTTGAAGCAACAGAAAAAGATAAATTCAAATTTGAACAGGCAGGGATTGTTTTAGAATTTAGACCGGAAGAAAAAACAATGAAATTGAAACAAGGTGGTGGAGAATTTCTGTTCAATCTGGAATAA
- a CDS encoding HipA domain-containing protein — protein MNKCLYCYKELGEREIDYHPKCSKLFYGAEEPPVLPYRLDEMELLARESVQHSITVPGVQPKLSLGWIKNLLTDGQRGRLTILDALEGNYILKPQNALYSQMPENEHLSMKLAELFNIKTVPYAMIRLITGELCYITKRIDRNVDGSKNHMIDFLQILELENKYKGSMELLGNMIGKLSNHTLLDKRRFFELTVFNFIIGNNDMHLKNFSMLNDSSLGWVFSPAYDLLNVKIIFPKDKEDTALLLGGKKMNFSKGYFNRLAEVLGLNDKQVKTVYKRILEWNPKALQLIDISFLNDDNKSAFKTLVEERASLFL, from the coding sequence ATGAATAAATGTCTGTATTGCTATAAGGAATTAGGTGAAAGGGAAATTGACTATCATCCTAAATGCTCTAAATTGTTTTATGGAGCAGAGGAACCTCCCGTTCTACCATATCGTTTGGATGAAATGGAACTTTTGGCAAGAGAATCTGTACAACATTCAATCACAGTACCAGGTGTACAACCCAAACTTTCTCTGGGCTGGATAAAAAATTTGTTAACTGATGGTCAACGAGGACGATTAACGATTTTAGACGCCTTGGAAGGTAATTATATTTTAAAGCCACAAAATGCTTTGTATAGCCAAATGCCAGAAAATGAACATTTATCCATGAAATTAGCAGAGTTATTTAATATAAAAACAGTTCCATATGCTATGATCAGACTAATCACTGGAGAGCTCTGTTATATTACCAAGCGTATCGATCGCAATGTAGATGGTTCAAAAAATCATATGATAGACTTTTTACAGATATTGGAGTTGGAAAACAAGTATAAAGGTAGTATGGAATTGTTGGGTAATATGATAGGAAAATTGTCAAACCATACTTTGTTAGATAAACGTCGATTTTTTGAACTAACTGTTTTCAACTTTATCATTGGAAATAACGATATGCATCTAAAGAACTTTTCTATGCTAAACGATTCTTCTTTGGGCTGGGTGTTTTCTCCAGCTTACGATTTGCTTAATGTCAAGATCATTTTTCCTAAAGATAAGGAAGATACAGCTTTATTATTAGGCGGGAAAAAGATGAATTTTAGTAAAGGATATTTTAATCGATTGGCTGAAGTTTTGGGTTTAAATGATAAGCAAGTTAAAACGGTTTACAAAAGAATACTAGAATGGAATCCAAAAGCATTACAGCTCATTGATATTTCTTTTTTAAACGATGATAATAAATCTGCATTCAAAACGTTAGTCGAGGAAAGAGCAAGTTTATTTTTATAG
- a CDS encoding SusC/RagA family TonB-linked outer membrane protein, which produces MKFSATQCKLWLSYYAPSLFFLHVLFIIPCASAAQQKTILGKVIDAVTKTPLLGVTIKLDDKNGTTVTTDKQGGFVLDNAAIGQSLTFSFLGYSSQTIKIDTRTSYTISLAPVSNVIEETVVVGYGRQKKRNLTGAIVSVGAAEIEKTTLQDPISILQGRAAGVQVSSNSGAPGGEMSIRVRGSSSLNSGNNPLFVVDGIPLESNSISSLNGTENSGLNPMADINPSDIASIEILKDAASTAIYGSRAANGVVMITTKRGAAGKPEVILNANAGVSSLTRKLSVLNARQYREAVLDSYRGMTIPEDPFYTIIDSLNPMNNGDVDWQDELMRTAKQYKLDLSVRGGNEGTKYAWSSSYLDQDGVILNSNYKRFTSRLNVDFTISDRVRIGQSISYTNAVNNRTNAAGSGNLSIIRSLLIRPPNMSMYLPDGSLNGYMIGQRNPVGMALFSTNLNKSNRIIGSQYLEIDIYKDLKFRSNVNLDYIAMKEDEFMPSILDYREGYNSGAVRSSGNLTWGNESYFTYTKNVADKHNIGAVFGVSFQKWRYDRTGLNGEYFPSDDIRTLNGASVISNQGVNVASEHAMLSYFGRVTYDYESKYLLEFNLRSDGSSRFGRDRRFGFFPSASAGWRFVEEEGIKNLGWLSDGKLRFSLGSTGNEAIGDYTSRGEFTLGTNYLDFSGAAPTVMPNPSLTWETTHQYNLGLELGFFKNRILFSTDAYLKKTKDLLYNVPTPGTSGFEYITQNIGSIENRGLEFSLQTRNLEGAFRWSTNVNISLNRNKVTSLPKNLLTNGHIQNGNFHILQEGLPIGVFYGWSFLGVYARDEDNTNKLTNGANGAVFVGGDPIWKDVNNDKIIDQNDREIIGYAEPKYFGGISNDFSYKNFHLNVFFQYAVGNQIYNELNHQRNSIVRYNNLSTDALDRWREQGDQTDFPRLIRDDPKQSDSRVQSRWVEDGSYLKLKNVNLRYSFDSALSKRIGLRKLDAFVTATNLVTWTKYTGFDPDVNSYSGLRVGLDEGSYPQSRTFTFGLIFGL; this is translated from the coding sequence ATGAAATTTAGTGCTACCCAATGTAAACTATGGTTGTCGTATTATGCACCATCCTTGTTTTTTTTGCATGTCCTATTCATTATTCCTTGCGCTTCGGCAGCGCAGCAAAAAACGATCCTTGGTAAAGTGATCGATGCGGTGACAAAGACACCCTTACTAGGAGTTACGATAAAGCTTGACGATAAAAATGGTACAACCGTAACGACAGACAAACAAGGTGGATTTGTATTAGACAATGCGGCAATAGGACAATCGCTAACTTTTTCATTTTTGGGATATTCCAGTCAGACGATAAAAATAGATACGCGTACAAGCTATACAATATCTTTAGCACCTGTTTCCAATGTGATAGAAGAAACGGTTGTGGTGGGATACGGCCGTCAGAAAAAACGAAATCTAACAGGAGCTATTGTTTCTGTGGGTGCTGCTGAAATTGAGAAAACAACGTTGCAGGATCCGATTTCCATTTTACAGGGACGGGCAGCCGGCGTGCAGGTATCGTCCAATTCGGGAGCACCTGGGGGAGAGATGAGTATCCGTGTCCGGGGAAGTTCTTCGCTGAACTCGGGTAATAATCCGCTTTTTGTTGTAGATGGTATTCCGCTGGAATCCAATTCTATTTCTTCTTTAAATGGTACAGAAAATTCAGGTCTAAATCCAATGGCGGATATCAATCCAAGCGATATCGCCTCTATTGAAATCCTAAAAGATGCAGCCTCAACAGCAATTTATGGTTCCCGCGCTGCCAATGGAGTTGTGATGATTACGACCAAACGTGGTGCAGCTGGTAAGCCGGAAGTGATATTGAATGCAAATGCAGGAGTGAGTTCCTTGACGCGAAAACTAAGTGTTCTTAATGCCAGACAATACCGAGAAGCAGTGTTGGACTCTTATCGTGGGATGACAATCCCAGAAGACCCTTTCTATACGATTATCGATTCCCTCAACCCCATGAACAATGGTGATGTAGACTGGCAGGATGAATTGATGCGTACAGCAAAACAATATAAGTTGGATCTTTCTGTAAGAGGAGGTAATGAAGGAACAAAATACGCCTGGAGTTCGTCCTATTTGGATCAAGATGGAGTTATATTGAATTCGAATTATAAACGGTTCACCTCCCGACTGAATGTTGACTTTACAATTTCAGATCGTGTGCGGATAGGGCAGAGCATTTCCTACACAAACGCGGTCAACAACCGAACGAATGCTGCTGGATCAGGGAATTTGAGTATTATCAGGAGTTTATTGATAAGGCCGCCAAATATGTCGATGTACTTGCCTGATGGATCACTGAACGGCTATATGATTGGACAGCGCAACCCTGTCGGTATGGCTTTGTTTTCAACCAATCTCAATAAGAGCAATCGCATTATTGGAAGCCAATATCTAGAAATTGATATCTATAAAGATCTTAAATTCCGGAGCAATGTCAATCTGGATTATATTGCAATGAAGGAAGATGAATTTATGCCATCGATACTGGACTATCGCGAAGGATACAATAGCGGTGCTGTGCGATCTTCCGGAAATCTTACTTGGGGAAATGAGAGCTACTTTACTTACACCAAAAATGTAGCGGATAAGCACAATATTGGGGCTGTGTTTGGAGTGAGCTTTCAGAAATGGCGTTATGACAGAACAGGTCTCAATGGAGAATATTTTCCAAGCGATGACATACGTACCCTAAATGGTGCATCTGTCATTTCAAACCAAGGTGTAAATGTCGCTTCCGAACATGCTATGCTTTCTTATTTCGGCCGGGTTACATACGATTATGAGAGCAAATATTTATTAGAATTCAATCTTCGTTCTGACGGTTCTTCCCGCTTTGGCCGTGATCGGCGGTTTGGGTTCTTTCCCTCTGCATCCGCAGGATGGCGTTTCGTGGAAGAAGAAGGTATCAAAAATCTGGGTTGGCTGAGCGACGGTAAGCTCCGTTTTAGCCTCGGAAGTACTGGAAATGAAGCCATCGGTGATTACACATCAAGAGGAGAGTTTACCTTAGGAACAAACTATTTGGATTTTTCGGGTGCTGCGCCGACAGTGATGCCCAATCCGAGCCTCACTTGGGAGACTACCCACCAATATAATCTGGGCTTAGAGCTAGGGTTTTTTAAAAATAGAATCCTGTTTTCAACAGATGCGTACTTGAAGAAAACAAAAGATCTGCTGTATAATGTGCCTACCCCTGGAACTTCTGGTTTTGAATATATTACGCAAAATATAGGGTCGATTGAGAATCGGGGCTTGGAATTTAGCCTACAGACCCGTAATCTAGAAGGAGCCTTTCGTTGGAGCACCAATGTAAACATTAGCTTGAATAGGAATAAAGTGACTTCCTTACCTAAAAATTTACTGACTAACGGGCATATCCAAAACGGTAATTTCCATATACTGCAAGAAGGTTTACCTATTGGCGTATTTTATGGTTGGAGTTTTCTTGGCGTCTATGCGCGTGATGAAGACAATACAAACAAGCTAACAAACGGAGCCAACGGAGCTGTCTTTGTAGGTGGAGACCCCATTTGGAAGGATGTCAACAATGACAAAATTATCGATCAGAATGACCGGGAGATAATCGGATATGCAGAGCCTAAGTATTTCGGCGGAATCTCCAACGATTTTAGCTATAAGAACTTTCATCTGAATGTGTTTTTTCAGTATGCTGTCGGAAATCAGATTTACAACGAATTGAATCATCAACGAAACTCAATTGTTCGTTACAACAATTTATCTACCGATGCCCTTGATCGGTGGCGGGAGCAGGGGGATCAAACAGATTTTCCACGATTGATTCGGGACGATCCAAAACAGTCCGATAGCAGGGTCCAAAGTAGATGGGTTGAAGATGGTTCGTATCTCAAATTAAAGAACGTCAATTTAAGATATTCTTTTGATTCAGCTTTGAGCAAACGGATCGGCCTGCGCAAGCTGGATGCATTTGTTACTGCTACGAATCTGGTCACTTGGACCAAATATACTGGCTTTGACCCCGATGTCAATTCCTATTCCGGCCTTCGTGTAGGGTTGGATGAAGGTTCTTACCCACAGAGCCGCACATTTACGTTTGGTTTAATCTTTGGACTTTAA
- a CDS encoding quinone oxidoreductase family protein, with protein sequence MKVVILNKQGQLEDGSIPKPIPKDHEVLIQIKASGFNPIDYQMLQNEHERKLISSPILGRELAGIVVDKGAQVLDLQIGDEVFCASGSMGSNGTYAEFITVPEAIVAVKPKRISFEEAAAVPSAALTALQIFNRLQISPKDTMLITGATGGVGSFLVKILVAHKINNIMATVGSEDSTKLLLNMGLKENQIVNYKLPNLRDNLLKANNNLTFDIGIDLVGNEIAEITAELLKINGTYVDVTFMNTTKSRETLFNKGSSILNISNYAHSMTKNYAYYKDNLQRIAEMIQDGTISPPSYKIVGKLSTETVLEAHRMLKNNQTKGNKLIMIHE encoded by the coding sequence ATGAAAGTAGTTATACTCAATAAACAGGGTCAGCTGGAAGATGGATCTATTCCTAAACCAATACCGAAAGACCATGAAGTTTTGATCCAAATAAAAGCGAGCGGTTTTAATCCTATCGATTACCAGATGCTGCAAAATGAACATGAAAGAAAACTGATCAGTTCACCGATATTGGGACGAGAACTGGCAGGAATCGTAGTGGACAAGGGTGCTCAAGTACTTGATCTTCAAATCGGTGATGAGGTATTCTGTGCTAGTGGATCAATGGGCAGCAATGGTACATATGCTGAATTTATTACAGTTCCTGAAGCTATTGTTGCTGTAAAACCCAAGCGAATTTCCTTTGAGGAAGCAGCGGCAGTACCATCGGCGGCGCTAACTGCTCTACAAATTTTTAATCGGCTCCAAATCAGTCCGAAGGACACAATGCTGATTACGGGAGCTACTGGAGGAGTCGGTTCGTTTCTTGTCAAGATATTAGTGGCGCATAAAATTAATAATATCATGGCTACTGTAGGTAGTGAGGATAGTACTAAACTGCTCTTGAATATGGGACTAAAGGAAAATCAGATCGTCAATTATAAACTGCCTAATCTAAGAGATAATCTGCTTAAAGCAAACAACAATCTAACCTTTGATATCGGAATCGATCTGGTTGGAAACGAGATTGCCGAAATTACAGCGGAATTGCTAAAAATTAATGGAACCTATGTTGATGTTACTTTTATGAACACCACAAAATCCCGTGAAACGCTCTTTAATAAAGGAAGTAGCATATTGAATATCTCCAATTATGCACACAGCATGACCAAAAATTACGCATACTACAAAGATAATCTCCAGCGTATTGCGGAAATGATCCAAGACGGAACCATAAGTCCGCCAAGTTATAAAATTGTAGGCAAGCTTTCCACTGAAACAGTGCTGGAAGCTCATCGTATGCTTAAAAACAACCAGACAAAGGGAA
- a CDS encoding winged helix-turn-helix transcriptional regulator — protein MANIIENGVERPATCTEELFAMRDSLDVLGGKWKLMILRYLTNRTDQQIHFKKLQRGIEGISAKMLTKELRELEINLLITRTIQDTKPITVIYAVTEYGKSVFPVTETLVNWGLIHRDKIKNSL, from the coding sequence ATGGCAAATATTATAGAGAATGGTGTAGAAAGACCGGCGACATGTACAGAAGAGCTTTTTGCCATGCGCGACAGTCTCGATGTATTGGGAGGTAAGTGGAAACTGATGATTTTGCGTTATCTGACCAACAGAACGGATCAACAAATTCATTTTAAGAAATTGCAAAGAGGGATAGAGGGAATTTCAGCAAAAATGCTTACGAAAGAACTCCGAGAGCTTGAAATCAATTTACTGATTACAAGAACCATTCAAGATACCAAACCCATTACGGTCATTTATGCTGTAACAGAATACGGGAAATCAGTATTTCCGGTGACCGAGACGCTGGTAAACTGGGGTTTGATCCATAGAGATAAAATTAAAAATTCGTTGTAA
- a CDS encoding alpha-galactosidase yields MTKFMLLFLLLPIFIDSSAQQTQLQLKTTKNIILETAGIALVLNVEENKDVNMVYLGNKLSKADEYTQVTRQYKQAHDYTSMYQSAYSASGTRNLLEPAISVEHADGNQSLDLKYIDHKNDISIAGKQHVTIFMKDELYPFYVELHYQANYQDNIFEQWTVIRHEEKKNVKLTKFASANLNLKSDDFYLRSYHGDWIAEMQPETERLTHGIKTLDSKLGTRTNLLMSSYFAIGMDKTWNETQGTVLLGGLDWSGNFRIDFEKDPQDNLRIIAGINNYASHYALKPKTAFTTPKFTYTLSTKGVGEGSRNFHRWAKNNRLVDGNGERLTLLNNWESTYFDFDEKKIFHLLENTKKLGVDLFLLDDGWFGNKYPRNADTSALGDWTENKKKLPNGIASITKDADKVGVKFGIWVEPEMISPKSELYEKKPNWVVKQTNRPEYYFRNQLVLDLSNPEVQDFVFNTLDQLLQKNPSLAYIKWDCNAVIYNAYSSFQSDQNNFYVDYTLGLYKILERFRAKYPKLPMMLCSGGGGRIDYGALNYFSEYWPSDNTDPYDRIFMQYENSLFFPAIGSANHVTTFGKQDLKFKIDVAMMGKMGFDLNLEELRPVELSFAQKAVKTYDNIKDIVWHGDLYRFSNPRENNYASLAYINSDKSKAVMFNYLTFYNHVFKITKPIKWQGLDPNKSYKVQEINLNKDDNTIAENLILSGDFLMNIGLNPVLENNRRSVVILLTATP; encoded by the coding sequence ATGACAAAATTTATGCTACTATTTTTGTTGCTCCCTATTTTTATTGATAGTAGTGCACAACAAACGCAATTGCAACTCAAGACAACAAAAAATATCATCCTCGAAACTGCTGGCATCGCACTGGTTCTGAATGTAGAAGAAAACAAAGATGTCAATATGGTCTACCTTGGAAATAAGCTGTCAAAAGCCGATGAATATACACAAGTAACCAGGCAATATAAACAGGCTCATGACTACACCAGTATGTATCAATCTGCTTATTCGGCTTCGGGCACCCGAAACTTACTTGAACCTGCTATAAGCGTCGAGCATGCCGACGGTAATCAATCTTTAGATCTTAAATATATCGACCATAAAAATGATATCAGTATTGCTGGCAAACAGCATGTCACCATTTTTATGAAAGATGAACTGTACCCTTTCTATGTCGAATTACATTATCAGGCAAATTATCAGGACAACATCTTTGAACAATGGACGGTTATTCGGCATGAAGAGAAAAAAAATGTAAAACTAACCAAATTTGCTTCGGCTAATCTTAACCTGAAATCAGACGATTTTTACTTACGTAGCTATCACGGTGACTGGATAGCCGAGATGCAACCAGAAACAGAAAGACTTACCCATGGTATCAAAACACTGGACAGTAAACTGGGTACCCGGACCAACTTGTTGATGAGTTCTTACTTTGCCATTGGTATGGATAAGACATGGAATGAAACACAGGGAACAGTCTTACTAGGTGGGTTGGATTGGAGCGGCAACTTCAGAATTGATTTTGAAAAAGATCCGCAGGATAATTTAAGAATTATTGCAGGCATTAATAATTATGCATCGCATTATGCTTTAAAACCTAAAACAGCTTTCACTACCCCAAAATTCACCTATACGCTGTCGACGAAAGGTGTAGGTGAAGGATCTCGTAATTTTCATAGATGGGCAAAAAATAACCGCCTGGTTGATGGAAACGGAGAACGCCTCACCTTGCTCAACAACTGGGAAAGTACCTATTTTGATTTTGATGAAAAGAAAATCTTTCATCTGCTTGAAAACACCAAAAAATTAGGTGTTGATCTTTTCCTGTTAGATGATGGGTGGTTTGGAAATAAATATCCCCGAAATGCGGACACATCTGCATTAGGAGACTGGACTGAGAATAAGAAAAAACTACCCAATGGAATTGCCTCAATCACAAAAGACGCCGATAAAGTGGGTGTGAAATTTGGTATCTGGGTAGAACCTGAGATGATAAGTCCCAAAAGTGAACTTTATGAAAAGAAACCAAACTGGGTGGTGAAGCAGACAAACAGACCTGAATATTATTTTAGAAATCAGCTCGTGCTGGACTTATCCAATCCCGAAGTACAAGATTTTGTCTTCAACACTCTTGATCAATTATTACAGAAAAATCCTTCTTTAGCTTATATCAAATGGGACTGTAATGCTGTGATATACAATGCATACTCGAGTTTCCAAAGTGACCAAAATAATTTCTATGTTGACTACACCCTGGGCTTATACAAAATTCTAGAACGATTCCGCGCCAAGTATCCGAAACTTCCTATGATGCTTTGTTCTGGTGGTGGTGGGCGTATCGATTACGGTGCATTAAATTACTTTAGTGAATATTGGCCAAGTGACAACACGGATCCTTACGATCGGATCTTTATGCAGTATGAAAACTCCCTGTTCTTTCCCGCAATAGGAAGTGCAAACCATGTCACCACTTTTGGCAAACAAGATCTTAAATTTAAAATTGATGTAGCCATGATGGGAAAAATGGGTTTTGATCTAAATTTAGAAGAACTGCGTCCGGTAGAACTAAGCTTTGCACAAAAAGCCGTCAAAACATACGATAATATCAAAGATATCGTGTGGCATGGTGATCTTTATCGCTTTTCTAATCCTAGAGAAAATAATTATGCTAGTCTTGCCTACATAAACAGCGATAAAAGTAAAGCAGTGATGTTCAATTACCTCACCTTTTATAACCATGTTTTTAAAATCACTAAACCGATCAAATGGCAAGGTTTAGATCCGAATAAATCGTACAAAGTCCAAGAAATAAACCTGAATAAAGACGATAACACGATCGCTGAAAACCTGATCCTATCAGGAGACTTCTTAATGAATATCGGATTAAATCCTGTTTTAGAAAATAACAGAAGAAGCGTAGTCATCCTGTTGACAGCTACTCCATAA
- a CDS encoding HipA N-terminal domain-containing protein gives MRQGIIKYNNIIAGTLTETEEGTYVFQYNEGYIKEFPDQFITFQMPVRKYPYNSVSMFPFFDGLIPEGWLLDIASASWKLNQNDRMGLLLACCQNSIGAVSVHPIELNEDE, from the coding sequence ATGAGACAGGGAATCATTAAATATAATAATATAATTGCAGGAACACTTACGGAAACAGAAGAAGGGACATATGTTTTTCAATATAATGAAGGATATATTAAAGAATTTCCTGATCAATTTATAACATTTCAAATGCCTGTAAGGAAATACCCGTATAATAGCGTGTCCATGTTTCCATTTTTTGACGGCTTGATACCTGAGGGCTGGTTATTAGATATTGCAAGTGCAAGTTGGAAATTAAATCAAAATGATAGAATGGGATTATTATTGGCTTGTTGTCAAAATAGTATTGGCGCAGTATCCGTACACCCTATAGAATTAAACGAAGATGAATAA
- a CDS encoding HD domain-containing protein has product MMIVSDIFYGNFELEDILSELINSEPVQRLKNIHQGGAIFLISPHVDHSRYEHSIGVMLLVRKLGGSLEEQIAALLHDVSHTAFSHVIDYVLQHKGEDYHEQIFETVIGKSTIPNILAKYGFSTSLLEDPKHTLLEMPLPALCADRIDYSIRDLYHFGLIDIVEAHDFISELGVQDGKIGVQSEEVASWITSKYLQLNNAYFRKPEHIFANTKLAELIALGLEKGILVLLDLWKDDPAVLSIIKTDPDLNAELEKIKNLEGFESFSESRSGEVFKERILKPMVIGT; this is encoded by the coding sequence ATGATGATAGTAAGTGATATTTTTTACGGCAATTTCGAACTTGAAGATATTCTTAGCGAGCTAATAAACTCGGAGCCTGTTCAACGGTTAAAAAATATTCATCAGGGAGGTGCCATTTTTTTGATTTCTCCACATGTTGATCACAGCAGATATGAACATTCTATCGGCGTTATGCTTCTCGTGAGGAAACTTGGAGGGAGTTTGGAAGAACAGATAGCTGCGCTTTTGCACGATGTTTCGCACACTGCTTTTTCACATGTTATTGATTATGTCTTGCAGCATAAAGGCGAAGATTATCATGAGCAAATTTTTGAAACAGTAATAGGAAAGTCTACGATACCTAACATTCTCGCTAAATATGGATTCAGTACTTCCTTATTGGAAGATCCAAAGCATACCTTGCTTGAGATGCCGCTACCTGCGCTTTGTGCAGATCGAATAGATTATAGCATTAGGGATTTATATCATTTCGGCCTCATCGATATTGTGGAGGCACATGATTTTATAAGCGAACTTGGTGTTCAGGATGGTAAGATAGGTGTTCAGAGTGAAGAAGTAGCTTCATGGATTACCAGTAAATATCTTCAGCTCAATAATGCATATTTCAGAAAACCGGAACATATATTTGCCAATACAAAGCTTGCAGAATTGATTGCTTTGGGACTGGAAAAAGGTATTCTTGTTTTATTAGATCTTTGGAAAGATGATCCTGCAGTTTTATCCATAATAAAGACCGATCCTGATCTCAATGCCGAACTTGAAAAAATCAAAAATTTGGAAGGTTTTGAAAGTTTTTCAGAATCTCGATCTGGAGAGGTTTTCAAAGAGAGAATACTAAAGCCTATGGTCATAGGTACTTAA
- a CDS encoding type II toxin-antitoxin system Y4mF family antitoxin produces MNIIAEFVKSKRKQLGLTQEDLAESAGVALTVVRKIEQGKDNLSLTKVNQVLMLFGHFLGPVNAKDYETGNH; encoded by the coding sequence ATGAATATAATAGCAGAATTTGTAAAATCCAAAAGAAAGCAACTCGGACTCACACAAGAGGATCTTGCTGAAAGTGCTGGAGTAGCTTTAACAGTTGTCCGTAAGATTGAGCAAGGTAAAGATAATTTAAGTCTAACAAAAGTAAATCAGGTGTTAATGCTTTTTGGACATTTTTTAGGACCAGTTAATGCTAAAGATTATGAGACAGGGAATCATTAA